A window from Amblyomma americanum isolate KBUSLIRL-KWMA chromosome 7, ASM5285725v1, whole genome shotgun sequence encodes these proteins:
- the LOC144096752 gene encoding uncharacterized protein LOC144096752 has protein sequence MDCSQSLSETSASVRRAGEPAAVSGEPVSKGYVQSRSSQSLLLFQEDADGASPTGSTLNQACSHASGFIMVQSDHTYAGPGTEASASSLEPGTAGVAATLSASADLSQGAPFSSSPLSYEAPSMKGGHCRNFEPSSGSCVTATRGCKDCCFSAVA, from the exons atggactgttcacaatctctgagcgaaacttcggcatcagtgcgccgggctggagaaccag ctgctgtctccggtgaacctgtttccaaggggtacgtccagagtcggtcgtcccagtcgctgctactcttccaagaag atgcagatggtgccagccctactggttctacgctgaaccaagcttgttcccacgccagtggcttcataatggttcagt ctgaccacacatatgcaggtCCAggcactgaagcaagcgcttcatctctggaacctggcacggcaggggtggccgcaacactgtcagcgagtgctgatctgtcacaaggagctccgttcagcagttcgcctctttcttatgaag ccccatcaatgaaaggcggccactgcagaaacttcgagccaagctcaggcagctgcgtaaccgcaacaagaggctgcaaggactgctgcttcagcgccgtcgcatga